In Streptomyces nojiriensis, one genomic interval encodes:
- the cimA gene encoding citramalate synthase codes for MTTTPEAATVLSEGLDDGFHVFDTTLRDGAQREGINLTVADKLTIARHLDDFGVGFIEGGWPGANPRDTEFFSRARAEITFKNAQLVAFGATRRAGGAAAQDPQVRALLESGAPVITLVAKSHDRHVELALRTTLDENLEMVRDTVSHLVAQGRRVFVDCEHFFDGYRANPEYAKSVVRTAHEAGADVVILCDTNGGMLPAQVTATVATVLADTGARLGIHAQDDTGCAVANTLAAVDAGATHVQCTANGYGERVGNANLFPVVAALEIKYGRKVLPDGALAEMTRISHAIAEVVNLTPSTHQPYVGVSAFAHKAGLHASAIKVDPDLYQHIDPERVGNTMRMLVSDMAGRASIELKGKELGVDLGGDRALISRVVERVKARELQGYTYEAADASFELLLRAEAEGRARKYFRIESWRAIIEDRPDGTHANEATVKLWAKGERIVATAEGNGPVNALDRALRVALERFYPQLAKFELVDYKVRILEGTHGTESTTRVLVATTDGEREWSTVGVAPNVIAASWQALEDAFTYGLLHAGVEPAE; via the coding sequence ATGACGACGACACCAGAGGCGGCAACTGTGCTGTCAGAAGGCCTGGACGACGGCTTCCACGTCTTCGACACCACCCTGCGCGACGGCGCCCAGCGCGAGGGCATCAACCTCACCGTCGCCGACAAGCTGACGATCGCCCGGCATCTGGACGACTTCGGAGTGGGCTTCATCGAGGGCGGCTGGCCCGGCGCCAACCCCCGTGACACCGAGTTCTTCTCCCGTGCCCGCGCGGAGATCACTTTCAAGAACGCCCAGCTGGTCGCCTTCGGCGCGACCCGGCGCGCGGGCGGAGCGGCCGCCCAGGACCCGCAGGTGCGGGCCCTGTTGGAATCCGGCGCCCCGGTCATCACGCTCGTCGCCAAGTCCCACGACCGGCACGTCGAGCTCGCCCTGCGCACCACCCTCGACGAGAACCTGGAGATGGTCCGCGACACCGTCTCCCACCTGGTCGCCCAGGGCCGCCGCGTCTTCGTCGACTGCGAGCACTTCTTCGACGGCTACCGGGCCAACCCGGAGTACGCCAAGTCCGTCGTACGCACCGCCCACGAGGCCGGCGCCGACGTGGTCATCCTCTGCGACACCAACGGCGGCATGCTGCCCGCCCAGGTGACCGCCACCGTCGCCACCGTCCTCGCCGACACCGGCGCCCGCCTGGGCATCCACGCCCAGGACGACACCGGCTGCGCCGTCGCCAACACCCTGGCCGCGGTGGACGCGGGCGCCACCCACGTCCAGTGCACGGCGAACGGGTACGGCGAGCGGGTCGGCAACGCCAACCTCTTCCCCGTCGTCGCCGCCCTGGAGATCAAGTACGGGCGCAAGGTGCTTCCCGACGGGGCGCTCGCCGAGATGACCCGGATCTCGCACGCGATCGCCGAGGTCGTGAACCTCACCCCCTCCACGCACCAGCCCTACGTCGGCGTCTCCGCCTTCGCGCACAAGGCGGGCCTGCACGCCTCGGCCATCAAGGTCGACCCGGACCTCTACCAGCACATCGACCCCGAGCGCGTCGGCAACACCATGCGGATGCTGGTCTCCGACATGGCCGGCCGCGCCTCCATCGAGCTCAAGGGCAAGGAGCTCGGCGTCGACCTCGGCGGGGACCGCGCGCTGATCTCCCGGGTCGTGGAGCGGGTCAAGGCGCGCGAGCTTCAGGGCTACACCTACGAGGCGGCCGACGCCTCCTTCGAGCTGCTGCTGCGCGCCGAGGCCGAGGGCCGCGCCCGCAAGTACTTCCGCATCGAGTCGTGGCGGGCCATCATCGAGGACCGCCCGGACGGCACCCACGCCAACGAGGCCACGGTCAAGCTGTGGGCCAAGGGCGAGCGGATCGTCGCCACGGCGGAGGGCAACGGCCCGGTCAACGCGCTGGACCGCGCGCTGCGGGTGGCGCTGGAGCGGTTCTACCCGCAGCTCGCCAAGTTCGAGCTCGTCGACTACAAGGTCCGCATCCTGGAGGGCACGCACGGCACGGAGTCCACGACCCGCGTGCTGGTCGCCACGACGGACGGCGAACGCGAGTGGTCCACGGTCGGCGTGGCCCCGAACGTGATCGCGGCGTCCTGGCAGGCCCTGGAGGACGCGTTCACCTACGGCCTGCTGCACGCGGGCGTCGAACCCGCCGAGTAG
- a CDS encoding right-handed parallel beta-helix repeat-containing protein, giving the protein MNPLRTRCAVALGTLLASVAIGSLAPPSAASQPRELVVPSAAYPTVQSAVDAAHPRDRIALRPGVYREQVVIGKDLTITGAGAGKTTILAPEHLVTGSDGLNSIVSLGNAASVTISRLAVSGPGSGTCDAGALGAGIRVLGGAHLELSHAAVSHIKDTPMAPCFRSANSILIGDFPTGAGSATIQDSEITDYQGSGVVVLGADSRATLLRNVVTGQKTISTDGIEFVEATGRVEKNTVSDNACREPDPECGPDFFTEFQHAGILANTGVVVTKNRLVGNQLGIYGFGTMETSHNTLVDNTYFGLALQDGTFTAVRDTVRGGGGGVAVIASAVDTTARLDQVRITKVSGDRIRKFECCGFTATVTTRR; this is encoded by the coding sequence ATGAACCCCCTACGCACACGGTGCGCGGTGGCACTGGGCACGCTGCTCGCTTCGGTGGCCATCGGCTCCCTCGCGCCCCCGTCCGCTGCGTCGCAGCCGCGCGAACTGGTGGTTCCCTCGGCCGCCTACCCGACCGTCCAGTCCGCGGTCGACGCCGCGCACCCCCGCGATCGCATCGCGCTGCGCCCCGGCGTCTACCGGGAGCAGGTGGTGATCGGCAAGGACCTCACCATCACGGGGGCTGGGGCCGGGAAGACGACCATCCTGGCTCCCGAGCACCTGGTGACGGGCTCCGACGGCCTCAACTCGATCGTCTCCCTCGGCAACGCGGCGTCCGTGACGATCTCACGGCTCGCGGTGAGCGGGCCGGGGTCCGGCACCTGCGACGCAGGTGCCCTCGGAGCGGGCATCCGGGTCCTGGGCGGAGCGCATCTGGAGCTGAGCCACGCGGCGGTGTCCCATATCAAGGACACCCCCATGGCCCCGTGCTTCCGGAGCGCCAATTCCATCCTCATCGGGGACTTTCCCACCGGTGCCGGGTCGGCGACCATCCAGGATTCCGAGATCACCGACTATCAGGGCTCCGGCGTCGTCGTCCTCGGCGCGGACTCGCGGGCCACGCTGCTCCGCAACGTCGTCACCGGCCAGAAGACCATCTCCACCGACGGGATCGAGTTCGTCGAGGCGACCGGCAGGGTCGAGAAGAACACGGTGAGCGACAACGCGTGCCGCGAGCCGGATCCGGAGTGCGGCCCCGATTTCTTCACCGAGTTCCAGCACGCCGGCATCCTGGCCAACACGGGGGTCGTGGTCACCAAGAACCGGCTCGTCGGCAACCAGCTCGGCATCTACGGGTTCGGCACGATGGAGACCAGCCACAACACCCTGGTCGACAACACGTACTTCGGGCTGGCCCTCCAGGACGGAACGTTCACCGCGGTGAGGGACACCGTCCGGGGCGGCGGGGGCGGGGTCGCGGTCATCGCCTCGGCCGTCGACACCACCGCACGGCTGGACCAGGTGCGGATCACGAAGGTCTCGGGAGACCGGATCCGGAAGTTCGAGTGCTGCGGGTTCACGGCGACGGTGACCACCCGGCGCTGA